In Alicyclobacillus vulcanalis, the following are encoded in one genomic region:
- the sufC gene encoding Fe-S cluster assembly ATPase SufC: protein MSKPDFVIRGLRVQVEGKEILKGVDLHIQGGEIHAIMGPNGTGKSTLASAIMGHPHYEVTDGEILLDGQNVLEMSVDERARAGLFLAMQYPAEVPGVSNANFIRTALNARRGEGNEIPVLQFHRRLVQKMKELSIDPSFAERYLNEGFSGGEKKRNEILQMAMLEPRIAILDEIDSGLDIDALKIVANGVNQLRSDNIGFLIITHYQRLLNYIVPDVVHVMMQGRIVKSGDAKLAEELEAKGYDWLKQELGIEDETVEVEA, encoded by the coding sequence GTGAGCAAACCAGATTTCGTGATTCGTGGCCTTCGCGTGCAGGTCGAGGGCAAGGAGATTCTGAAGGGCGTGGATCTGCACATCCAAGGGGGAGAAATCCACGCGATCATGGGTCCGAACGGGACGGGAAAGTCGACGTTGGCGTCCGCCATCATGGGGCATCCGCACTACGAGGTGACGGATGGGGAAATCCTGCTCGATGGCCAGAACGTGCTGGAGATGTCGGTGGATGAGCGGGCGCGGGCGGGCCTGTTTTTGGCGATGCAGTATCCCGCGGAGGTGCCTGGCGTCTCGAATGCGAACTTTATTCGCACGGCGTTGAACGCGCGCCGCGGCGAGGGCAACGAGATCCCCGTGCTGCAGTTTCATCGCCGGCTTGTGCAGAAGATGAAGGAATTGAGCATCGATCCGTCCTTCGCGGAACGCTATCTGAATGAGGGCTTCTCGGGCGGCGAGAAGAAGCGCAATGAAATCCTTCAGATGGCGATGCTGGAGCCGCGCATCGCAATTTTGGACGAGATCGACTCCGGCCTCGACATCGATGCCCTGAAGATCGTCGCGAACGGCGTGAACCAGCTGCGTTCCGACAACATCGGCTTCCTCATCATCACGCACTATCAGCGGCTCTTGAATTACATCGTGCCGGACGTGGTGCACGTGATGATGCAGGGGCGTATCGTCAAATCGGGCGACGCGAAACTCGCCGAGGAGCTCGAGGCCAAGGGCTACGATTGGCTGAAGCAGGAACTCGGGATCGAAGATGAGACCGTCGAAGTGGAAGCCTGA
- a CDS encoding SufB/SufD family protein, with protein MGEVTALNPVLRVAQALQESKAVTEKRDAAWKLFESLEVPRLEKTDLRRVRWDVGEFEPSETPVPEDALAYVRALDHSYALVVDGRVREIRLADEAREKGVQLVPIHEACEAHADAWQRHFGAIVPAEEAKWTALNMALFLGGVFVRVPRGAELEQPIEIVYVWTGGPYSACSRSLVVADALARVRYAETTFAAGGSPFVSSHVLEVYASQASRVEIATADEWVRGGMHFVTRRAQTENDAEVDWVVADTSDGQAVEWIESALVGQGSRSFARVMGVGHGRAHVEITASMRHVGRHTESEIAMSGALRDRANVIFRSRTQIEKGAVGAGSEQHDRMIMVDGTARADAIPMLLIDENDVERCGHAASVGKIDPLQVYYLMSRGIPQSVAVQMIIWGYLRDSVEALPSDAMRDLVVSRVERELAR; from the coding sequence ATGGGAGAAGTGACCGCTTTGAATCCAGTGCTGCGCGTCGCCCAGGCGCTGCAGGAATCCAAGGCCGTGACCGAAAAGCGGGATGCGGCGTGGAAGCTGTTTGAGTCCCTCGAAGTGCCTCGGCTTGAAAAGACAGATCTTCGCCGCGTGCGCTGGGACGTGGGCGAATTTGAGCCGTCCGAAACGCCGGTGCCGGAGGACGCTTTGGCGTATGTGCGCGCGCTCGATCATTCCTACGCCCTCGTGGTCGATGGGCGGGTTCGCGAAATTCGGCTGGCGGACGAGGCAAGAGAGAAGGGCGTGCAGCTCGTGCCCATCCACGAAGCGTGCGAGGCGCACGCGGATGCGTGGCAACGCCACTTCGGCGCCATTGTGCCGGCCGAGGAAGCGAAGTGGACCGCGCTGAACATGGCCCTGTTTTTGGGCGGGGTGTTTGTCCGCGTGCCGCGCGGCGCGGAGCTGGAGCAGCCGATTGAGATCGTCTACGTCTGGACGGGCGGTCCGTACAGCGCCTGCTCCCGCAGCCTGGTGGTCGCCGATGCGCTCGCGCGCGTCCGCTATGCCGAGACGACGTTTGCGGCGGGTGGCTCGCCGTTTGTGAGCAGTCACGTCCTCGAGGTGTACGCGTCGCAGGCGAGCCGTGTCGAGATCGCCACGGCCGACGAGTGGGTCCGAGGCGGCATGCACTTTGTGACGCGCCGGGCTCAGACGGAAAACGACGCGGAAGTCGACTGGGTGGTGGCAGACACGTCGGACGGCCAGGCGGTGGAGTGGATCGAGAGCGCGCTCGTGGGCCAAGGGAGCCGGAGCTTCGCGCGCGTGATGGGCGTGGGGCACGGCAGGGCGCACGTGGAGATCACGGCGAGCATGCGCCACGTGGGGCGGCACACGGAGAGCGAAATCGCGATGAGCGGCGCGTTGCGCGACCGGGCCAACGTCATTTTCCGCAGCCGCACGCAAATCGAAAAGGGCGCCGTGGGCGCGGGGAGTGAGCAGCACGACCGGATGATCATGGTCGACGGCACGGCTCGCGCGGACGCCATTCCGATGCTCTTGATCGACGAGAACGACGTGGAGCGCTGCGGACACGCGGCGAGCGTCGGCAAGATCGATCCGCTGCAGGTGTACTACCTGATGTCGCGCGGCATCCCCCAGTCGGTGGCCGTGCAGATGATCATCTGGGGCTACCTGCGCGACTCGGTCGAGGCGCTGCCTTCGGACGCCATGCGCGATCTCGTCGTGTCAAGGGTGGAAAGGGAGCTTGCGCGATGA